One segment of Panicum virgatum strain AP13 chromosome 1K, P.virgatum_v5, whole genome shotgun sequence DNA contains the following:
- the LOC120701288 gene encoding uncharacterized protein LOC120701288 produces MVMTSEDGDILVLLSEPSLTEEQLEASESDDILPAILEAIKSNAKAVEPSPEEAAWADSCFVQTSELSEDDWGAMRNALLDALEKPMESPFDTSEAVHDQGIHAISEARPHSLDAEKVPQHDDVHMEQMDNIDGVKDSSQACEVGDVIRGVDEHGKQMDGYAVKPEDDNELASPEGLEQTELTDSIFKVWDLELSFSDDDDGELELIKDLKKLLKENGSPPETVYPTSPDDVAKPLDQISIDELVAGLSDLSIQQTN; encoded by the coding sequence ATGGTCATGACTTCTGAAGATGGAGACATCTTGGTTCTTctttcagaaccaagtctaacGGAAGAGCAACTTGAGGCTTCTGAATCTGATGATATACTGCCTGCTATTCTAGAAGCCATTAAATCAAATGCAAAAGCAGTTGAACCTTCACCCGAGGAGGCTGCCTGGGCAGATTCATGTTTCGTGCAGACTTCTGAATTGTCAGAGGATGACTGGGGAGCAATGAGGAATGCCTTGCTTGATGCCCTTGAGAAGCCAATGGAAAGTCCCTTTGATACTTCTGAAGCTGTGCATGACCAAGGCATCCATGCAATCTCAGAGGCAAGACCTCACTCTCTCGATGCTGAAAAAGTTCCTCAGCATGATGATGTGCACATGGAGCAGATGGACAATATTGACGGTGTCAAGGATAGTAGTCAAGCTTGTGAAGTTGGTGATGTAATCAGAGGTGTAGATGAACATGGAAAGCAAATGGATGGTTATGCAGTGAAACCTGAGGATGACAATGAATTGGCTTCACCCGAAGGTCTTGAGCAGACGGAGTTGACAGATTCTATCTTCAAGGTTTGGGATCTGGAGCTGTCTTTTTCCGACGACGATGATGGTGAGCTTGAACTCATAAAGGATCTGAAGAAGCTCCTCAAGGAGAATGGCAGCCCTCCAGAGACTGTGTATCCTACTTCTCCGGATGACGTTGCTAAGCCCCTGGATCAAATAAGCATCGATGAACTTGTGGCGGGCTTGAGTGACTTGTCAATACAACAAACCAACTAG